The DNA segment CTCCGCGTGTCCGGCAAGCTCGTCCAGCCGCTGCGCGAACAGCTGCGCCCGCTCCTCCAGGACGCCGCGTACGGCCTCCTCGTCCGCGGCGACGAAACCGAAGCTGAGCGGCAGCGTGGGGCCGTCGGTCCACAGCCGTTCCTGGACGTCGTTGTGCGCCTGCAGGTCCCGGCGGGCGACCGAGAGGTCGTCCGGGGCCTCGCTGACGACGGCACACAGGGAGTCGCCGCGCACCACGCGCACCTCGCCGGGCGGCTCGCCCACGCCTTTGACGTCGCTCAGGTCGAGGGGGTGCGAGTCCTTGGTGATCGCGTACACATACACGGACATCGGCTCGCTCACTCCTCCCGGTCCCGTGCGGAGTGACGTTCCGAACGGCGTTCGGAGCGCTCACGCCGTTTCTCGCGCGCCGGCCTGCGCTCCTGCTCGGCGTCCGCCTCCGCGTCCTCGTCCGCGGCTTCGTCCTCGTCACCGTCGCCCTTGAAGGAATCGGTGATGGCCTCGACGGCGCCCGACAGCGCTCCCTTGCTCTTGCCGCGTGCCCCGCTCTCGACGGAGCCTCCGACAAGGTCGGTCAGCTGCGCGGGCGACTTGCTGCCCGACTCCAGATCCAGCCGGTTGGTCGCCTCGGCGAAGCGCAGATACGTGTCCACGCTGGCCACGACCACCCGCGCGTCGATCTTCAGGATCTCGATGCCCACGAGGGACACCCGGACGAACGCGTCAATGACCAGGCCCCGGTCGAGGACGAGTTCCAGCACGTCGTAGAGGTTCCCCGAGCCGCCTCCGGCGGCGCCGGGGACACCACCGCCGCCGTTGCCCTGTGGCACCACAGTCACGGTGTCTTCCCTTCCGGCTCGGCTTCCGGTGAAATCAGCGAAATCCGACTTCCCGGGGAATCTCTGACAAAACCGACTTGTCAGAGAATTCCTGACGAAAGGGTCATGGCCTAGCGGCGATCTGCCCTGTCCACCTGCGAGCGCGTGTAACGACGCCCGCGCCTGTACGACACCAGTTGCCCCTCCCGGTCCAGAACCACCTGGTAGCTGGCCATCACGCTGGTCGTCTCGGGAATGCGTTCCAGTTCCACGACCTCGACGTCGGCTTCCCAGCCCTGATCCGTCGGCTTCAGCGAGGAGACCGACTCGGGAGCCCTCCCCAGCAGCTCACTGAGCTGTTCCGCCGCGGACCGTATGGCATCGGCGGCGGACATCCGCGCCTCGGCGGGCGCCTGCCGTGATGAGGAACGTGCCTTGCGCGGCTCGCGATCGCTCGTGATCATTCACCTTCTCGCCCTGACTCCTCAATCATCGGCCTCTCGCACAGCCCATGCCACTTCTCGCCCGCTACCTGCCGGCCGCCCGCTTCGTGAGCACCGCCGGCACCACCGGAACGAGCATCTCCACCACCCGGGACACGGCATCCTGAGGCAGCCCCGTCCTGCGGGCCACCGCGTCCGCGACCGGCTCGGCCTCCTTGGCCAGCAGCCCGGCCATGAGGCCGCCGGTCGCGAAGCCGCCCACGGTGGCCACGCCGGTGAGCGGGGCGTCGTGCGGCGTCGCGACGGATTCCGCCTCGGCGGACAGCGCCGCCACCGTCGTACCGACCATCTGCCGGGCCCCCGCCTCGTCCGTGCCCAGCAGCCTCGCGATGTCCCCGATCCGGTGGTCGCCGAGCTCGTCGAGCACGTCGTCCTGGAGGGAGGTGAGGGGGTTTGCGTCTACCTCTGACATGTCTGAAACGCTACTTCTGTCCCGGTTGCTGGGCACGCCGAAGCCGCCCCGAAAAAATGCCCGGAAAAATCCGCGGAGACCGTGCAACCCTTCCCGCACCTCGCCGGTCGTACTTGGCATCAGGACTCTTGGAGGGGGATCTGGGGGGATCGCGGGGGTTCTGATGGGGAGGGGAAACCCGAGGGGCTCGGTCGACGGACCGGGCCCCTCGAAACGTTCTTGGATCTCCAGGACTCCCCGGCATCTCCGGGACTCCCTGGGGATCTCCGGGACTCGAAGCGTGCCTGGACCTCGAAGCGTGCCTAGAAGAAGACCCCGCAGCGCAGCAGCACATTCGCGTACGGCCGCGCCTCGCCGGTCCGTACCACCAGCCGCGCCCCGGCCGACAGCTCCTTGAGCCGCTCGTGCGTGACCAGCCGCAGCTCGGGAAACTCCCCGTCCAGCAGCGCGGCCGCCGAGGGGTTCGCCTCGCGGATCTCCTGCGCCGCCGTCGCGCCCTCCACCACCAGCTCGGCCAGCAGACCGCCCAGCACCTCGGCGAAGGACGGCACGCCGGCCCGGAAGGCCAAGTCCACGACCCGGGGGCCGTCGGGTATCGGCATGCCCGCGTCGCACACCAGCACGCCGTCGCCGTGGCCCAACTCGGCGAGGGCGCCGGACAGGTGGCGGTTCAGTATTCCGGCCCTCTTCACAGCGCCTCGACCTCCGCCGCCGTCGGGAAGGACACCTGCGCGCCCTTGCGTGTCACGGCCACCGCGCCGACCCGGGCCGCGTACGCCGCCGCCTCGGCAAGGGACGCGCCCGTGCCGAGCCGCCAGGCCAGCGCGGCCGTGAAGGCGTCGCCCGCCCCCGTCGTGTCCACCGCGTCCACCTGCACGGACGGAACCCGCGTCACACCCTTGGCGGAGGCCACCAGAGCGCCCTCGCCGCCCAGGGTCACGACCACCGAGCGGGGCCCCTTCGCGAGCAGGATCCGCGCCCAGTCCTCGGGGGTGTCGCCCACCGCGGAGCCGCCGAGGATCACCTTCGCCTCGTGCTCGTTCACGATCAGCGGGTCACAGGCCGCCAGCACCTCGGCCGGCAGCGGGCGGGGCGGGGACGGGTTCAGCACGAAGCGGCTGCCGTCCGCCAGGCTGCGGACCACCTCGGCGACCGTCTCCAGCGGGATCTCCAGCTGGACCGACACCACCCGCGACGCCTGGAAGAGGCTCGCGGCGGCCCGTACGTCCTGCGGGGTGAGCCTGCCGTTGGCCCCGGGCGAGACCACGATGCTGTTGTCCCCGGACGGGTCCACCGTGATCAGCGCGACGCCGGTCGGCGCGCCGCCCACCAGGACGCCCACCGTGTCGACACCGGACTCCCGCTGCGAGTCGAGCAGCAGCCGGCCGTGCGCGTCGTCGCCGACCCGGGCCAGCAAGGCCGTACGGGCCCCGAGCCGGGCGGCCGCGACGGCCTGGTTCGCGCCTTTGCCGCCCGGGTGGACGGCCAGATCGGACCCGAGCACGGTCTCGCCGGCCCCCGGCCGGCGCTCGACGCCGATCACCAGGTCGGCGTTGGCCGACCCTACGACCAGGAGGTCGTAGTCGTACATGAGGTTGCTCCCCTGATAGGTCCCCGTGGTGACGTGCGGCGGGCGGCCGTCACCAGGTCCATGCTCCTGCAACGACCGCCCGCCCGTTCGCCGTTCCCTCGACTCCAGCCGGATGTCGGCCGGATGTGTGCGGAAGGTCAGCCGCCGAATCCGGCCACGTTCTCCTTCGTGACCACCTTCACCGGCACCTTCACGGTCTGCTCGACCTTCTTGCCCTGAAATGCCTTGAGCGCGTTGTCCACGGCGATCTTGCCGAGCTGGCTCGGCTGCTGTGCCACGGACGCGTACAGCGAGCCGCCCTTGACCGCGTTCAGGCCGTCGGGGGTGCCGTCGAAGCCGACCACGGAGACCGACTTGCCGGCCTTGGAACCCAGGGCCTTGATCGCGCCCAGCGCCATCTCGTCGTTGGCGGCGATGACGCCCTGGACGTCCGGGTGCGCCTGGAGCAGGTTCGACATCACGTCGAGCCCCTTGGTGCGGTCGAAGTCGGCGGGCTGCTGGGCGACGACCTGGATGCCCGGGTAGGCCTTGAGGCCGTTCGCGAAGCCCTGCGCGCGCTCACGGGCGGCGGAGGTGCCCGCCTGGCCCTGGAGGATCACGATCTTGCCCTTGCCGCCGAGCTTCTCGGCCACCGTCTTGGCGGCGAGCTCACCACCGGCGACGTTGTCGGAGGCGACCAGGGCCTCGGTCTGCGCGTTGTTGACGCCCCGGTCGACGGCGATGACCGGGATCTTCGCCTTGTCGGCGGCCTTCACGGAGTTGCTGGCCGCATCCGAGTCCACCGGGTTGACGATGATGGCGCCGACGCGCGAACTGGTGAAGTTCTGCAGCTGGTTGGCCTGCTGGGAGGCGTCGTTCTGGGCGTCCGTGACGGTCAGGTCGATGCCGAGCTTCTTCGCCTCGGCCTGGGCGCCCGCCCGGATCTGCACGAAGAAGGGGTTGTTGAGGGTGGACAAGGACAGGCCCATCTTCGGGTTCGACGACGAGGACGAGCCGTTGTGCAGGAAGGAGGTCGCCCCCACGATCGCCACGGTGACGACAGCCGCGAGCGCGTACGTCCCCGCCTGCTTCCCCTTGCCGCCGCCCGTTCCGGCCGTCACCGGGGTCGCCCCGGCCTTGCGGCGCAGCGTGTCGAACAGGACCGCCAGCGCGATCACGACGCCGATGACGACCTGCTGCCAGAAGGCGGACACGTTCAGCAGGTTCAGGCCGTTGCGCAGCACCGCCAGGATCAGCGCGCCGATCAGGGTGCCGGACGCCTTGCCGGTGCCGCCCGCGAGCGAGGCACCGCCGATGACGACCGCGGCGATCGCGTCCAGCTCGTAGCCGTCGGCGGCCTGCGGCTGCGCGGAGGACAGCCGGGCGGCGAGCACGACGCCCGCGACGGCGGCGAAGACGCCCGACAGGGCGTAGATGGCGAGCTTCTGCTTCTTCACGCGCAGACCCGACAGGCGCGCTGCCTCCTCGTTGCCGCCGATGGCGTACATCGAGCGGCCGATGTAGGTCCGGCCGAGCACGAAGGCGGCGATCAGACCCATCACGATCATCACGAGCACCGGCACCGGCAGCCAGCCGCCGAGCGTGTCACCGAGGTGCGAGACGGAGTCGGGGAGGGCGATGGGGGAGCCCTCGGAGATCACCAGTGACAGGCCGCGGGCCACCGAGAGCATCGCGAGCGTCGCGATGAACGGCGGGAGTTTGCCGTACGCGATGAGGAAGCCGTTGACGAGACCGGCCGCGATGCCGGTCGCGACGGCCAGCAGCACCCCTATGAAGACCGGCACCCCGTGCGAGGTCGCGGTCCACGCGAGGACGGTGGCCGACAGCGCCGCCACCGAACCGACCGACAGGTCGATGCCCGCCGAGACGATCACGAACGTGACGCCGAAGGCGAGGATGGCGGTCACGGCCGCCTGGACGCCGACGTTCAGGAGGTTGTCGGTGGTCAGGAAGTCGCCGGACAGCGCCGACATGGCGACGACCAGGACGATCAGCGCGGTGAGCGCGCCGTTGTCGAGCAGGAGTCGGCGAATTCCCGAGGCGCCACTCGCGCCCGGCGTGCTCTTGAGCGTGTCAGTGGCCACGGGGGGCCTCCGTTCCGGTCTTGTCGGTGGTGGGGTTGCTGACGGCGAGTGCCATCACGGCGTCCTGGGTGGCCTCGTCGGCCGTGAGCTCGCCCGCGATCCGGCCCTGGGCCATCACCAGGACCCGGTCGCTCATGCCGAGGACCTCGGGCAGGTCACTGGAGATCATCAGGACGGCGGCGCCGGCCGCGGTCAGTTCGTTGATGAGCTGGTAGATCTCGACCTTGGCGCCGACATCGATGCCGCGCGTGGGCTCGTCGAGGATCAGCACCTTGGTGTCGGCGAGCAGCCACTTGCCGATGACGACCTTCTGCTGGTTGCCGCCGGAGAGCGTGCGCACGTGCTGCCCGAGGCCCGCCATCCGCACGCCGAGCTGCCCCGCGATCCGCGCGGCCGCCGCACGCTGGCCCTTGAGGTCGACGAGACCCGCGCGCGTGGCGGACCGCAGCGTCACCAGGCCGAGGTTCTCCTCGACGGACGCGTCCAGCACCAGACCCTGGCCCTTGCGGTCCTCGGGGATGAGTCCGATGCCCGCGGTCATCGCCGCGTTGACGTCGTACTTCGGGACGGAGGACCCGGCGACCTTCACGGCCCCCTTGTCGTACGGGTCCGCCCCGAACACCGCCCGCACCACCTCGGTACGTCCGGCGCCGACCAGCCCCGCGATGCCGACCACCTCACCGGCGTGCACCGCGAAGCTGACGTCGTGGAAGACGCCGTCCCTGGTCAGCCCCTCGACGGTGAGCAACGCGGCGCCCTGGTCGGCGCGTTCACGCGGGTACTGCTGCTCGATGGAGCGGCCCACCATGAGCCGTACGAGCTCGTCCTCGGGCGTGGCGGCCGGAACCTGCCCGACGCTCCTGCCGTCCCGGATGACCGTCACCCGGTCGCCCAGGGCGGCGATCTCCTCCAGGTGATGGGTGATGAAGACGATCCCGACGCCGTCCTCGCGCAGCCTGCGCACGATCGAGAAGAGCTTCTCGACCTCCTCGGAGGTCAGCACGGCCGTCGGCTCGTCCATGATGAGCACGCGCGCGTTCAGGCTGAGCGCCTTCGCGATCTCGACCATCTGCAGCCGCGCGATGCCGAGTTCCCGCACGTGCGCGCGTGGGGACACATTGACGCCGACCCGCTTCAGCAGAACCTCGGCGTCGGCCTCCATCCGCTTCCGGTCGATCATCCCGAAGCGACGCGGTTGCCTCCCCAGGAAGATGTTCTCGGCGACCGTCAGATCGGGGACGAGGTTGAACTCCTGGTAGATGGTGGCGATCCCCAGGCGCTCGGAGTCCTGCGCACCATGGATGCGCGTCTCCTTGCCGCCGACCAGGATCCGCCCGGCGTCGGGCGTGTAGGCGCCGGAGAGCATCTTGATGAGGGTGCTCTTGCCCGCGCCGTTCTCACCGAGCAGCACATGCACCTCGCCGCGGCGCAGATCGAAGTCGACGCCGTCCAGGGCGATCACGCCGGGGAAGGTCTTCCGTATGCCCTCGATGCGCAGCAACTCGTCCGCGTTGCTCACGACTGGCTCCTGTTCGTTGCGGGGGACGGCTCCGGTGAAGCCGGTTGCTCGCCGCACGAGCGGCGTACGACGAGACGGGCGGGAAGGGTGACGGACTCGCCAGGCCGTCCCTCGACGCGGTCGACCAGGGCCCGTACGGCGGCCCGGCCCAGCTCGCCCGTCGGCTGGGCGATCGCGGTGATCGGCGGATCGGTGTGCACGAACCACGGGATGTCGTCGAAGGCGGCCAGGGCCAGGTCGTCCGGCACGCGCAGCCCACGCGCGCGTACGGCGTCCAGCGCGCCGAGCGCCATCAGGTTGTCGGCCGCGAACACGACCTCGGGCGGCTCGGGCAGGTCGAGGAAGCCCTCGGTGACCCGGCGCCCGCTCTCGGCCTGGAAGTCGCCCTGGCCTGTGTAGGCGTCGGGGAGTTCGAGGCCGTACGCGCCGAGCGCCTCGCGGAAGGCCTCCACGCGCTCCCGGCCGGTCGTGGTCGCCGCCGGGCCGGCGATGATCGCCAGCCGTCGGTGCCCGAGCCCGTGCAGATGCGCCACGAGATCCCGCACGGCGGTGCGCCCGTCCGACCGCACCACCGGCACGTCCACGCCCGGGATCCACCGGTCCACGAACACCATCGGCGTCCCCGCGCGGGCCGCGTCCAGCATCAGAGGCGAGCCGCCGTCGGTCGGGGAGACGAGGAGTCCGTCGATGCGCCGGTCCAGCAGGTTCCGTACGTGATGGTCCTGGAGGTCGGGCCGCTCGTCGGCGTTGCCGATGATCACGCTGTAGCCGAGCGCGCGGGCCTCCTCCTCGACGGAGCGGGCCAGTTCGGTGAAGTAGGGGTTCATCACGTCGCTGATGACCAGGCCGAGGGTGTGGGTCTGGTCCGTGCGCAGGGAGCGGGCGACGGCGTTCGGGCGGTAGCCCAGGGTCTCGACGGCGGCCAGCACGCGTGCGCGTGCCTCGGCGCTGACCGACGGATGGTCGTTCAGGACGCGCGAGACCGTGGCGACGGACACGCCCGCCTCGGCAGCGACGTCCTTGATGCTCGCCATCGCCGCTCCACCTCCTTGTGGATCGTTCGTCGTCGATGGTCGTGACATCGTGGAATCGATTACATCGACGTGTATGGAGGATTGGAATCGATTACACGCCCGTTAATCAACCCCTCAACCACATCCCGAAACCGGATCGTGATGTCGGCCCTGTGGTGTCGCGGCGGGCTGCGGGACGGCTCAGGCTGGAAGTGCGGGGGCGTTTCCCCAGGCCCCGTGCGGGCCGGAGCGGAGGGATCATGACGGCAGCGACTCGCGACGACGTGCCCGTCGTCCTCGGCGGCGACGGCGTGGAGGTGCGCACCAGGACGATCGGCGGCGGCATGTCCGTCGGCTACATCAGCCTGCCGGAGGGCACGGACATGGGCCCCGCCCTGAAGGGCCTCGAGGGCGACGCCTGCCCGTGCCCGCACTGGGGCTACCTGCTCAAAGGCCGGCTGCGGATGCTGACGCCCGAGGGCGAGGAGTACTACGAGGCGGGCCAGGCGTACTACTGGGGGCCCGGGCATGTCCCCGTGGCGGTGGAGGACTGCGAGTTCGTCGAGTTCTCACCCGCCGAGGACTTCCAGCGAGTCATCGACCACGTGAGGTCACAGGCCGGGTGACTGCTGCCGGCCGCGGTCCACAGTCTTCCCGCGCTGTCCACAGCCGTCCTGCGTTGTCGTACCCGCCCGGTAGCGTCGGATCATGTCCAACCAGGCGGGGAACTCCACGGGCGAGCGGAAACTGGCCGTGCTCGAAGGCGTGCTGGAGAGAATCACGTACGCCAACGAGGAGAACGGCTACACGGTCGCCCGCGTCGACACCGGCAGGGGCGGCGGCGACCTCCTCACGGTCGTCGGCGCCCTGCTCGGCGCCCAGGTGGGCGAGTCCCTGCGAATGGAGGGCCGTTGGGGTTCCCACCCCCAGTACGGCAAGCAGTTCACCGTCGAGAACTACACGACCGTTCTCCCGGCCACCGTCCAGGGCATCCGCCGCTATCTCGGCTCCGGCCTGGTCAAGGGCATCGGCCCCGTCTTCGCCGACCGCATCACCCAGCACTTCGGCCTGGACACCCTGGAGATCATCGAGGAGGAGCCCAAGCGGCTCATCGAGGTCCCCGGCCTCGGACCGAAGCGGACGAAGAAGATCACCGACGCCTGGGAGGAACAGAAGGCGATCAAGGAGGTCATGCTCTTCCTCCAGACCGTCGAGGTGTCCACCTCCATCGCCGTGCGGATCTACAAGAAGTACGGCGACGCCTCGATCTCGGTCGTGAAGAACCAGCCGTACCGGCTGGCGTCCGACGTCTGGGGCATCGGCTTCCTCACCGCCGACAAGATCGCCCAGTCCGTGGGCATCCCGCACGACAGCCCGGAGCGGGTCAAGGCGGGCCTGCAGTACGCGCTGTCGCAGGCCACCGACCAGGGCAACTGCTACCTCCCCGAGGAGCGCCTGATCGCTGACGCGGTGAAGCTGCTCCAGGTCGACACGGGCCTCGTCATCGAGTGCCTTGCCGAACTCGCCCAGGTCCCCGAGGACGGCGGCGACCCCGGTGTCGTACGGGAGAAGGTGCCCGGTCCCGACGGCCACTCGGAGCCCGTGACGGCCGTCTACCTCGTCCCCTTCCACCGGGCCGAACTCGCCCTCTCCGCCCAGCTGTTGCGCCTGCTGCGCACCGACGAGGACCGGATGCCGGGCTTCCACGACGTGGCCTGGGACAAGGCGCTGGGCTGGCTGAAGGACCGTACGGGCGCGGACCTCGCGCCCGAGCAGGAGGCCGCCGTCAAGCTGGCGCTGACGAAGAAGGTCGCCGTTCTCACCGGCGGCCCTGGCTGCGGCAAGTCCTTCACGGTCCGCTCGATCGTGGAGCTGGCCCGCGCGAAGAAGGCCAGGGTCGTGCTGGCCGCCCCCACCGGCCGCGCCGCCAAGCGCCTGGCCGAGCTGACCGGAGCCGAGGCCTCCACCGTCCATCGCCTCCTGGAGCTCAAGCCCGGCGGCGACGCGGCGTACGACAAGGACCGCCCGCTCCAGGCCGACCTGGTGGTGGTCGACGAGGCGTCCATGCTGGACCTGCTGCTCGCCAACAAGCTGGTGAAGGCCGTACCGCCGGGTGCCCATCTGCTCTTCGTCGGCGACGTCGACCAGCTGCCCAGCGTCGGCGCGGGAGAGGTCCTCAGGGACCTGCTCGCCGACGGCAGCCCCGTCCCGGCCGTCCGCCTCACGCGCGTGTTCCGCCAGGCCCAGCAATCGGGTGTGGTGACCAACGCGCACCGGATCAACGCCGGGCAGCATCCCGTCACCGACGGCATGAAGGACTTCTTCCTCTTCGTCGAGGACGACACGGAGGAGGCCGGACGGCTCACGGTCGACGTGGCGGCCCGTCGGGTTCCGGCCAAGTTCGGCCTCGATCCACGCCGGGACGTCCAGGTCCTGGCCCCCGTGCACCGGGGCCCGGCCGGCGCGGGCACGCTGAACGGCCTGCTCCAGCAGGCCATCACCCCCGGGCGCCCCGATCTCGCGGAGAAGCGGTTCGGCGGCCGGGTCTTCCGCGTCGGCGACAAGGTCACCCAGATTCGCAACAATTACGAGAAGGGCGAGAACGGCGTCTTCAACGGCACCGTGGGCGTGGTCACCTCGCTCGACCCGGTCGACCAGCGCCTCACGGTGCTGACGGACGAGGACGAGGAGGTTCCGTACGAATTCGACGAACTGGACGAGCTGGCACACGCGTACGCGGTGACCATCCACCGTTCACAGGGAAGTGAATATCCCGCAGTGGTGATCCCCGTCACCACCGGAGCATGGATGATGCTCCAGCGGAACCTGCTGTACACGGCGGTGACCCGGGCCAAGCAGCTGGTCGTCCTCGTCGGTTCACGCAAGGCGATCGGCCAGGCGGTGCGCACGGTGTCGGCGGGGCGGCGCTGCACGGCGCTCGACTTCCGACTGGCGGGCTCCTGAACCTGTTTTCGGGTCGCGCCGTCGGACACCTTCTGACCTGGCGATTCGTGAGACGCCCAAAAAAATGATCGATCAAACGAGTCGTGAAGGTCACAGAGCACTTCCCGATGGGGAGAACAGGGGGCAGGATGACAAGTTGGCGGCACTCAGTGCCGCCAATAGGCCCAATGGTCGACCCCGAGTGCACTCTCCTGAGCCGAATGGGGGAGGCTAGAGACAGTCAGGGCAACCTCGAAGATGAGGCACAACGTCGGTGAGGGAAGACGTGAGCGACAACTCTGTAGTACTGCGGTACGGCGACGGCGAGTACACCTACCCGGTGATTGACAGCACCGTCGGCGACAAGGGCTTCGACATCGGCAAACTCCGCGCCCAGACCGGTCTGGTGACGCTGGACAGCGGATACGGCAACACCGCCGCCTATAAATCCGCCATCACCTACCTCGACGGCGAGCAGGGGATCCTCCGCTACCGCGGCTACCCGATCGAGCAGCTGGCCGAGCGCTCCACCTTCCTGGAGGTGGCCTACCTGCTGATCAACGGTGAGCTGCCCACCGTCGACGAGCTCTCGACGTTCAAGAACGAGATCACGCAGCACACGCTGCTGCACGAGGACGTCAAGAACTTCTACAAGGGCTTCCCGCGCGACGCCCACCCGATGGCCATGCTGTCGTCGGTGGTCTCGGCGCTGTCCACGTTCTACCAGGACAGCCACAACCCGTTCGACGAGCGGCAGCGCAACCTCTCGACGATCCGTCTGCTCGCCAAGCTTCCGACGATCGCGGCGTACGCGTACAAGAAGTCGATCGGTCACCCGTTCGTCTACCCGCGAAACGACCTCGGTTACGTCGAGAACTTCCTGCGCATGACCTTCTCGGTCCCGGCCCAGGAGTTCGAGCTGGACCCGGTCGTGGTCTCCGCCCTCGACAAGCTCCTCATCCTGCACGCCGACCACGAGCAGAACTGCTCCACGTCGACGGTCCGCCTGGTGGGCTCGTCGCAGGCGAACATGTTCGCCTCGATCTCGGCCGGCATCTCGGCCCTCTGGGGCCCGCTGCACGGCGGCGCCAACCAGTCCGTCCTGGAGATGCTCGAGGGCATCCAGGCAGACGGCGGCGATGTCGACTCCTTCATCCGCAAGGTGAAGAACAAGGAGGACGGCGTCCGCCTGATGGGCTTCGGCCACCGGGTGTACAAGTCCTTCGACCCGCGCGCCAAGATCATCAAGGCGGCGGCGCACGACGTCCTCTCCGCCCTCGGCAAGTCCGACGAGCTGCTGGACATCGCCCTGAAGCTGGAGGAGCACGCGCTCTCCGACGAGTACTTCGTCTCGCGCAACCTCTACCCGAACGTCGACTTCTACACCGGCCTGATCTACCGGGCCATGGGCTTCCCGACCGAGATGTTCACGGTCCTGTTCGCCCTCGGCCGCCTCCCGGGCTGGATCGCCCAGTGGCACGAGATGATCAAGGAGCCGGGCTCCCGCATCGGCCGCCCGCGCCAGATCTACACGGGCGTGGTCGAGCGCGACTTCGTTCCGGTCGAGGAGCGCTGACACCTGCCGGTGGGGCGCCGCGCTGGTCGGCGCCGTCACACGGATCCCGTATGCAGAGCCCTGCGCACGACTTCGGTCGGGCGTGGGGCTCTTGTGCGTGCGGGGTGTTTCCCGGGTCCGGGGGCGGTGGCTCTGGTGACTTGCGCGGGAGACGGTCCTCTGTCTGGCCGGCGGCGGCGTCGTCACGGTCGGGCGCGGCCAGGGGAGCTTGGGGTGACCCGGGTGGCCTGTTGGGCCCCGGCGCGTACGGGAGTCGTCCCGTGCTGCCCTGGCGGACAGGTGGTGCCGTAGTCGCGATGGGGCGGGGTCAAGGCAGGGGCGGGGGTGCGTTGCCTGCGGGGAGTGCCGGCATCTGCGGGTGAGGGGCGGGCGCTTCCAGGCGCCCGGTCCCCGTGGGGTGGCTTGGCCGGAGACTGTGCGACGGGTCGGCATGGGCGCGGGCGTCGTCGAACGCGACTCGTTCCGGGCGGGTGCGGATAGCAGAAGGCGCCCTGGCGGCGGTCCCCCACGGGCCGACGTCCAGGGCGCCTTCCCATGTCCCGGTGCGGATTCCCCCCACGGGATCCGGCCGGGCGTCTGAGAGAACAGCGCCTGAATCGCTGTGTTACTGCCGTGCAGTTGAGCAAAACGAGCAGAACTCGCCGTACTACTGCTGTGTGCGGTCTGCCGGGACAGCGCACGGGCGGGAGGGCCGCTCAAAGCTTCCCGACGTACGTGCCCCGGCAACGCAACTCTGAGGAAGTCCCCCAAGACATCCTCAGATGCCAACCAACGCCCCCCAAGACGCTGCCTGACATCGTCAACTTAGACCTTCGAACCCCTTCGATGGTTACGTTCACATCACTGTGATCTGCGTCTCTTGCATATGTCCGTTAGATACGCAAGAGCCCCGATATGGCGATCGGGACCCAAGCGTAAGGACGATGCGCGAGTCTTGTGAAGAGCTTATGTGAGCCTGGCGCCGGACTCCAGAGGGGTTCTTACTCGGACTTCGCCGAAAAGTCCGTAGCCTTCACCGAAAAGTCCGAAGTCGCAGGCTGTTCGACACCACGAAAACCGACGAAAAGGCC comes from the Streptomyces sp. NBC_00443 genome and includes:
- the gvpJ gene encoding gas vesicle protein GvpJ, whose protein sequence is MTVVPQGNGGGGVPGAAGGGSGNLYDVLELVLDRGLVIDAFVRVSLVGIEILKIDARVVVASVDTYLRFAEATNRLDLESGSKSPAQLTDLVGGSVESGARGKSKGALSGAVEAITDSFKGDGDEDEAADEDAEADAEQERRPAREKRRERSERRSERHSARDREE
- a CDS encoding gas vesicle protein GvpO, encoding MITSDREPRKARSSSRQAPAEARMSAADAIRSAAEQLSELLGRAPESVSSLKPTDQGWEADVEVVELERIPETTSVMASYQVVLDREGQLVSYRRGRRYTRSQVDRADRR
- a CDS encoding DUF937 domain-containing protein; the protein is MSEVDANPLTSLQDDVLDELGDHRIGDIARLLGTDEAGARQMVGTTVAALSAEAESVATPHDAPLTGVATVGGFATGGLMAGLLAKEAEPVADAVARRTGLPQDAVSRVVEMLVPVVPAVLTKRAAGR
- the rbsD gene encoding D-ribose pyranase, whose translation is MKRAGILNRHLSGALAELGHGDGVLVCDAGMPIPDGPRVVDLAFRAGVPSFAEVLGGLLAELVVEGATAAQEIREANPSAAALLDGEFPELRLVTHERLKELSAGARLVVRTGEARPYANVLLRCGVFF
- a CDS encoding ribokinase: MYDYDLLVVGSANADLVIGVERRPGAGETVLGSDLAVHPGGKGANQAVAAARLGARTALLARVGDDAHGRLLLDSQRESGVDTVGVLVGGAPTGVALITVDPSGDNSIVVSPGANGRLTPQDVRAAASLFQASRVVSVQLEIPLETVAEVVRSLADGSRFVLNPSPPRPLPAEVLAACDPLIVNEHEAKVILGGSAVGDTPEDWARILLAKGPRSVVVTLGGEGALVASAKGVTRVPSVQVDAVDTTGAGDAFTAALAWRLGTGASLAEAAAYAARVGAVAVTRKGAQVSFPTAAEVEAL
- a CDS encoding ABC transporter permease/substrate-binding protein, which produces MATDTLKSTPGASGASGIRRLLLDNGALTALIVLVVAMSALSGDFLTTDNLLNVGVQAAVTAILAFGVTFVIVSAGIDLSVGSVAALSATVLAWTATSHGVPVFIGVLLAVATGIAAGLVNGFLIAYGKLPPFIATLAMLSVARGLSLVISEGSPIALPDSVSHLGDTLGGWLPVPVLVMIVMGLIAAFVLGRTYIGRSMYAIGGNEEAARLSGLRVKKQKLAIYALSGVFAAVAGVVLAARLSSAQPQAADGYELDAIAAVVIGGASLAGGTGKASGTLIGALILAVLRNGLNLLNVSAFWQQVVIGVVIALAVLFDTLRRKAGATPVTAGTGGGKGKQAGTYALAAVVTVAIVGATSFLHNGSSSSSNPKMGLSLSTLNNPFFVQIRAGAQAEAKKLGIDLTVTDAQNDASQQANQLQNFTSSRVGAIIVNPVDSDAASNSVKAADKAKIPVIAVDRGVNNAQTEALVASDNVAGGELAAKTVAEKLGGKGKIVILQGQAGTSAARERAQGFANGLKAYPGIQVVAQQPADFDRTKGLDVMSNLLQAHPDVQGVIAANDEMALGAIKALGSKAGKSVSVVGFDGTPDGLNAVKGGSLYASVAQQPSQLGKIAVDNALKAFQGKKVEQTVKVPVKVVTKENVAGFGG
- a CDS encoding sugar ABC transporter ATP-binding protein, yielding MSNADELLRIEGIRKTFPGVIALDGVDFDLRRGEVHVLLGENGAGKSTLIKMLSGAYTPDAGRILVGGKETRIHGAQDSERLGIATIYQEFNLVPDLTVAENIFLGRQPRRFGMIDRKRMEADAEVLLKRVGVNVSPRAHVRELGIARLQMVEIAKALSLNARVLIMDEPTAVLTSEEVEKLFSIVRRLREDGVGIVFITHHLEEIAALGDRVTVIRDGRSVGQVPAATPEDELVRLMVGRSIEQQYPRERADQGAALLTVEGLTRDGVFHDVSFAVHAGEVVGIAGLVGAGRTEVVRAVFGADPYDKGAVKVAGSSVPKYDVNAAMTAGIGLIPEDRKGQGLVLDASVEENLGLVTLRSATRAGLVDLKGQRAAAARIAGQLGVRMAGLGQHVRTLSGGNQQKVVIGKWLLADTKVLILDEPTRGIDVGAKVEIYQLINELTAAGAAVLMISSDLPEVLGMSDRVLVMAQGRIAGELTADEATQDAVMALAVSNPTTDKTGTEAPRGH